CCGCTGCCTTTCTCTTGAGATGATTTACGTAGGAATGATTAGGGGTCACATAAGATGCAATCAATTCAGGGAGTACATGGAACCCACCGAAAAAATCAATCGGATATGCAAATAACGTATGATCCTCAGCTTGAATCAGTGATCCGCCTACGTATAATTCAAAGGTCAACACAATTTTATCTGTCTCGGACAGTTTGGAAAAATATTGGCGGTCAACTTTCAAAACATTCAAAGGAATTTTAACCTCACTTTCTGGTTTAATCGCTGCCAGCTCAAAACTATATGGATATATGCAGGGCTGATCCGAATACATCTTCAGTTCCAAATTAAACTCTTCTTCCTGCCCTTCATTTTCAATTGTTAGTTCACGGATAAAGGGGATGTCATTTAAGTATAAAGGCAGGTTCAAAAAAGGAAGTACTTCGACTCTAAAGTTGATCGCTATTGGTGTCATTATTCTAGGTTGTCGTTATTGATAGGGGCGGATTTAAATGCACGTTCCCAGTTTCGATTCATAAAGCAAGGTTAGGTACTCTGAAAATCAAGGTCTCAACCTAGGTCAAGTTCAATACCTAGATGAAATTAATCCGATAGAAAAGTTGGAATAGTTAAAATGCAAGAAAAGGATTTTTAGACACAAAAAAATACCCTGTACTGAAATAGCCCCAAAAAGTTAGACACTATTTGAAGGCAATTTTATGAAAGGTAAAAAGAAGTATTCTGTCCTCTTTAGGAAAGAGGCAGTTGATCAAGTGATCCACGATAAGCGATCAGTATTTAAAGTAGGTCAGGATTTAGGAGTTGATAAATCTCTTATTCGTAAATGGGTTCTCTTGTATCAAAAACACGGAATTATGGGCCTTATGCCTATTTCAAATAGAGAATATCCTCCTGCATTCAAGGTCAAGGCTATTGAGACCATGCGAAAGAAGTCGTTATCTTTATTGGAGACCTGTATTCAGTTTAATATTCGAAGTCCTGGTTCCTTGGTCAAATGGATAGCTCTTTATGATGAAAAAGGCTCTGAAGGTTTAGCAAGGAAACAAAGTGAACCAAAATTTCCCATGGCCAAAAGAATCAAAAAGCCCAAAACCAAGGAAGAAGAGCTCCTGAAGGAATTAGCTTCCCTGAGAGCTGAAAATGCATATTTAAAAAAGCTCCATGCCTTAATTCAAGCCGACAAAGAGAAAGAAGAAAAGCGGAAGTCATCCAGGAATTAAGGCAGTCTCATGCATTATCAGATCTGTTAGTGCATGCTGGGATGGCCAGAAGTACCTTTTATTATCACATAAAACAATCCAGAAAGCCGGATAAATATCTGGAAGCCAAAAAGGCTATTTCCAGGATCTATAAGGAACATAAAGGGCGAATGGGCTACAGGCGCATCAAATTTCAACTTAGAAACGAAGGCATGATTCTCAACCATAAAACAGTTTTGAGATTGATGCAGGAATTGGGAATCCAGAGTTTGATTCGGACAAAAAAATACAAATCCTATAAGGGGGAAATGGGTAAAGTCGCTCCAAATCTTTTAGAACGCAACTTTAAAGCTTCTATGCCAAATGAAAAATGGGCTACCGATATTACGGAGTTTAAAGTCACTGACAAGAAACTCTACTTGTCTCCGATCATTGATATGTTCAATGGAGAGATCATCAGTTATACCATGTCAGAAAATGCCAAATTAAAGCCTGTAATTGATATGTTAGAGCAAGTGGAACGCCCTATTGCGAAGGAAAAACCGGTAATTATGCAATCAGACCAAGGATGGCACTACCAAATGAAATTGTATCAGGATACATTACACAAAAAGAACATTGTCCCAAGTATGTCCCGAAAAGGAAATTGCTTGGACAATGCGATAATAGAAAATTTCTTTGGAACCCTTAAATGTGAATTGTTCTATCTAAAAAAGTACAATTCAATCAATGAGCTGAAAAAAGAAATCAAAGAATACATCCATTATTATAATCACAAAAGAATCCGATTAAACCTGAATGGAATGAGTCCAGTGAGTTATCGAATCCATTCACTAAATTCAACATAACAAGAAAAAAATGTCCAAAAATCTGGGGCTAGTCTAGTACAGGGTATTTTTTTGTGTTTGACAGCAGTTGACAGAATTTTATTAGCTGTTGTTCTACTTGAAAATGTAGCCTATAGGATCAATCACATTCAGAAAACTCAAACCTATTGTTCCAAAAAGTAAAAAAACTAATATGACGTAGACAAGATCCTTTTTATCTAATCCATTCCCGTTTTTACTGTTTTTCTGTGGTTGTGTAAGTTGTGCTATAAGTACAGCCAAAAATACCCAAGAGATTAGTAGTGATAGGATTGATAAAACCTTTGATAAAATACTAGTGTCTGAAAACCAAGGG
This genomic window from Algoriphagus sp. TR-M9 contains:
- a CDS encoding IS3 family transposase → MFKKAPCLNSSRQRERRKAEVIQELRQSHALSDLLVHAGMARSTFYYHIKQSRKPDKYLEAKKAISRIYKEHKGRMGYRRIKFQLRNEGMILNHKTVLRLMQELGIQSLIRTKKYKSYKGEMGKVAPNLLERNFKASMPNEKWATDITEFKVTDKKLYLSPIIDMFNGEIISYTMSENAKLKPVIDMLEQVERPIAKEKPVIMQSDQGWHYQMKLYQDTLHKKNIVPSMSRKGNCLDNAIIENFFGTLKCELFYLKKYNSINELKKEIKEYIHYYNHKRIRLNLNGMSPVSYRIHSLNST
- a CDS encoding transposase, whose amino-acid sequence is MKGKKKYSVLFRKEAVDQVIHDKRSVFKVGQDLGVDKSLIRKWVLLYQKHGIMGLMPISNREYPPAFKVKAIETMRKKSLSLLETCIQFNIRSPGSLVKWIALYDEKGSEGLARKQSEPKFPMAKRIKKPKTKEEELLKELASLRAENAYLKKLHALIQADKEKEEKRKSSRN